The Megalobrama amblycephala isolate DHTTF-2021 linkage group LG20, ASM1881202v1, whole genome shotgun sequence genome includes a window with the following:
- the btbd17a gene encoding BTB/POZ domain-containing protein 17 has protein sequence MAYLLGKGLLAHVYLLFLLLAIGSHVQPVRGGLRAERLEEGTTEVISHSQGLVARLEGLLMLGNNSDISLRVETVNADEVKVIQAHTLVLSLQSRVFEEMLRNRNSSTLVLREIAECTAVFDKFIRYLYCGELSLQLDQATPLHRLATKYGISSLQQGLTQYMSQNLASDSLGGHVVSWYQYAVTVGDTALRDSCLQFLSWNLTSVLQSAEWPSVSAELLMTLLQRSDLVLKSELELFEALEIWITQNDPDSLTAENALQLVRYTMIPPRELFRLQRQSPIMTRYHESVRNLLYLSYQFHSASPLQLAKFFDVNCSLFVPRNYLSSMWGSQWIISNPARDDRSTSFQTQLGPSGFDSSKRVTWNALFSPRWLPLSMRPMYTEQGAMQPPRPDGGSGIARPRIIITPATSSADFAGVSFQKTLLILTKQKGKLVVRHIFGFHQSTEEVGDFLADVDLQYRTSEYLVDGSLYLHIIVKPIYQTLIATKK, from the exons GTTTGAGGGCAGAGAGACTGGAAGAAGGCACCACAGAAGTCATCAGTCACTCGCAGGGGCTGGTGGCACGGCTGGAGGGCCTTCTAATGCTGGGGAATAACAGTGACATTTCCCTACGTGTGGAAACAGTGAATGCGGATGAGGTCAAGGTGATCCAAGCCCACACGCTGGTGCTTTCGCTGCAGAGCCGAGTGTTTGAAGAGATGCTGAGAAACCGCAATAGTAGCACGCTAGTGCTGCGAGAAATAGCAGAATGCACTGCTGTGTTTGATAAATTTATCAG ATATCTGTATTGTGGTGAACTCTCATTGCAGTTGGACCAGGCCACACCACTGCACAGACTGGCAACCAAGTACGGCATCTCCAGCCTCCAGCAAGGACTAACCCAGTACATGAGCCAGAACCTGGCCAGCGATTCTCTTGGCGGTCATGTGGTGAGTTGGTACCAGTACGCCGTGACGGTTGGCGACACGGCACTGAGAGACAGCTGCCTTCAGTTTTTATCGTGGAATCTGACATCGGTGCTTCAGAGTGCAGAATGGCCGTCGGTTAGTGCTGAATTGCTAATGACCCTCCTGCAGCGCTCTGATTTAGTATTGAAGAGCGAGCTGGAACTGTTTGAGGCGCTTGAAATCTGGATCACCCAGAATGACCCGGACAGCCTGACAGCAGAGAATGCCCTTCAACTGGTGCGCTACACCATGATCCCTCCACGTGAACTGTTTCGCTTGCAGCGACAGTCGCCGATCATGACGCGCTACCACGAGTCGGTGCGCAATCTTCTCTACCTGTCGTATCAGTTCCATTCAGCTTCACCCCTTCAGCTGGCCAAGTTCTTCGACGTGAACTGCAGCCTCTTCGTGCCCCGCAACTATCTCTCATCCATGTGGGGGTCTCAGTGGATCATAAGCAACCCGGCACGGGATGACCGTAGCACCAGTTTCCAGACCCAGTTGGGTCCGAGCGGATTTGACTCCAGTAAGCGGGTGACGTGGAACGCCCTGTTCTCACCCCGCTGGCTCCCTCTCAGCATGCGGCCCATGTACACCGAGCAGGGCGCCATGCAGCCACCGCGGCCCGATGGAGGAAGTGGAATTGCCCGGCCTCGTATCATCATCACACCTGCTACTTCCAGTGCAGATTTTGCAGGTGTAAGCTTCCAAAAGACTCTGCTCATCTTGACAAAGCAGAAGGGCAAGCTTGTGGTGCGGCATATCTTCGGTTTCCACCAAAGCACAGAGGAGGTGGGGGACTTCCTGGCTGACGTGGACCTGCAGTATCGCACATCCGAGTACCTGGTGGATGGATCGCTGTACTTGCACATCATTGTGAAGCCTATTTACCAGACTCTCATAGCAACCAAAAAATAA